From Lysobacter auxotrophicus, the proteins below share one genomic window:
- a CDS encoding glycosyltransferase family 2 protein: MPCYRCGATIGDSVASVYAQTLRPAQVVLVDDASPDDTIGALHAVAAQYPPGWIEVVQLPKNGGPSAARNAGWERSTQPYVAFLDADDTWVPTKIELQMRALRADPQIALLAHRMLVRERDRPAPPAPREARTHIVPRRRLLLNNPFPTASVVLRRDLPFRFDENYRRVEDFLLWGQIGFSGYRCAKLDQVLAYWHKANYGAGGLSEDLKAMHRAGREVRRELLRQGLVTYPEHCFARSIGMVRKARQRMLLALRRATEGGATP; encoded by the coding sequence GTGCCGTGTTATCGATGCGGCGCGACCATCGGCGACTCGGTCGCCTCCGTGTACGCACAGACGCTGCGTCCCGCGCAGGTCGTACTGGTCGATGACGCCAGCCCGGACGACACCATCGGCGCGCTGCACGCGGTCGCCGCACAGTATCCACCGGGGTGGATCGAAGTCGTGCAGCTGCCCAAGAACGGCGGCCCGTCCGCGGCGCGCAACGCGGGATGGGAGCGTTCGACGCAGCCGTACGTCGCGTTCCTCGATGCCGACGACACCTGGGTGCCGACCAAGATCGAACTGCAGATGCGCGCGCTTCGTGCCGATCCGCAGATCGCGCTGCTCGCGCATCGCATGCTCGTGCGCGAACGCGATCGTCCCGCGCCGCCCGCCCCACGCGAGGCGCGCACGCACATCGTGCCGCGCCGCCGATTGCTGCTGAATAACCCGTTCCCGACGGCATCCGTCGTGCTTCGCCGCGACCTGCCGTTCCGTTTCGACGAGAACTACCGCCGCGTCGAGGACTTCCTGCTCTGGGGCCAGATCGGCTTTTCGGGCTACCGCTGCGCCAAGCTCGACCAGGTGCTCGCGTACTGGCACAAGGCGAACTACGGCGCCGGTGGCCTGAGCGAAGACCTGAAGGCGATGCATCGCGCCGGTCGCGAAGTGCGCCGCGAACTCCTGCGCCAGGGACTGGTGACGTATCCCGAACACTGCTTCGCGCGCAGCATCGGCATGGTGCGCAAGGCGCGCCAGCGCATGCTGCTGGCGCTACGGCGGGCCACCGAAGGAGGCGCGACCCCGTGA
- a CDS encoding EpsG family protein, which yields MNVNVPEYGMTQRRSTWAPAANTLSAMLLIAVGLFGCWLVGTRPLDVGTDTQTYAGFFQGLSSGGGETRLEPGFVYLTWGLWKLGLGVIGYQTALFAFMLGTIFIATRRYQDYLVGDDPVQRRGFLTFLGAAIMLLYVSPMFVNATINAVRQGLAALLVFASLLSFQRRQWLAFVVLGAVAASLHLSSLLYLVFAPVLLFGTRMQRLIAVIAFGAYVSGLSTMIVRAFIPALYELMMTYTATDRSRVGVRIDFAVFSIFWYMLPFVLAPLVRAEYREKIKQSAAVYLVMTLPFFAVGWGYFSNRYLLPAWLSVSLILAAMLVHSRVALLRNPLLLRFGLILSCAAFYYYVTHEILI from the coding sequence GTGAACGTCAACGTTCCCGAGTACGGCATGACGCAGCGGCGTTCGACCTGGGCGCCGGCGGCGAACACGCTCAGCGCGATGCTGCTGATCGCGGTCGGGCTGTTCGGGTGCTGGCTCGTCGGCACGCGCCCGCTGGACGTGGGCACCGACACGCAGACCTATGCCGGCTTCTTCCAGGGCCTGAGTTCCGGCGGTGGCGAAACGCGACTGGAACCGGGTTTCGTCTATCTCACCTGGGGACTGTGGAAGCTGGGCCTGGGCGTCATCGGATACCAGACGGCGCTGTTCGCCTTCATGCTCGGCACCATCTTCATCGCGACGCGTCGTTACCAGGACTACCTCGTCGGCGACGATCCGGTGCAGCGCCGCGGTTTCCTGACCTTCCTCGGCGCGGCGATCATGCTGCTGTACGTATCGCCGATGTTCGTCAACGCGACGATCAACGCGGTGCGCCAGGGCCTGGCCGCGCTGCTGGTGTTCGCCTCGCTGCTCTCGTTCCAGCGCAGGCAGTGGCTCGCGTTCGTCGTGCTCGGCGCGGTGGCGGCGAGCCTGCACCTGTCGTCGCTGCTCTACCTGGTGTTCGCGCCGGTGCTGCTTTTCGGGACCAGGATGCAGCGCCTCATCGCCGTCATTGCGTTCGGGGCCTACGTCAGCGGGCTGTCGACGATGATCGTCCGCGCCTTCATACCGGCGCTGTACGAGCTGATGATGACCTACACCGCGACCGACCGCTCGCGCGTCGGCGTGCGCATCGACTTCGCCGTGTTCTCGATCTTCTGGTACATGCTGCCGTTCGTGCTGGCGCCGCTGGTGCGCGCCGAATATCGCGAGAAGATCAAGCAGAGCGCCGCGGTCTACCTGGTGATGACGCTGCCGTTCTTCGCCGTGGGCTGGGGCTACTTCTCCAATCGCTACCTGCTGCCGGCGTGGCTGAGCGTGTCGCTGATCCTCGCCGCGATGCTCGTGCACAGCCGCGTCGCATTGCTGCGCAATCCGCTGCTGCTGCGCTTCGGGTTGATCCTGTCGTGCGCCGCGTTCTATTACTACGTCACCCACGAGATCCTCATCTGA
- a CDS encoding YdcF family protein, with protein MQALQSLLVALTYPPALTAALLIAAALMALIRWQRVAVATAVLAFAWSGVLAIPSVSDWVRGRIERQYPPVDEATLPQADAIVVLGGATHFYWLERQNVTAYDLENSRLAAGARAWLAGKAPVVVLSGGGDNGGNEAASEARIMEHAIQRLGVPRKALLLETKSRNTRDNARYTAELADQHGFHRILLVTSSLHMPRAVIEFRRAGVDITPVPVPESGKRERWTQRWVPSRRALWRSGRAIKEMGAIVMARLRN; from the coding sequence ATGCAGGCCCTGCAATCGTTGCTCGTCGCCCTGACCTATCCCCCTGCCCTCACCGCCGCGCTGCTCATTGCGGCGGCGCTGATGGCGCTCATCCGCTGGCAGCGCGTCGCCGTCGCGACCGCCGTGCTCGCGTTCGCATGGTCGGGCGTGCTCGCCATTCCCAGCGTGTCCGACTGGGTACGCGGGCGCATCGAACGCCAGTATCCGCCCGTCGATGAAGCCACCTTGCCGCAGGCCGACGCGATCGTCGTGCTCGGCGGCGCCACGCACTTCTACTGGCTCGAACGCCAGAACGTCACCGCCTACGACCTGGAAAACAGCCGCCTGGCCGCCGGTGCGCGCGCGTGGCTCGCGGGCAAGGCGCCGGTCGTCGTGCTGTCCGGCGGCGGCGACAACGGCGGCAACGAAGCGGCGAGCGAGGCGCGCATCATGGAGCACGCGATCCAGCGGCTCGGCGTTCCGCGCAAGGCGCTGCTGCTGGAAACCAAGAGCCGCAACACGCGCGACAACGCGCGCTACACGGCCGAACTCGCCGACCAGCACGGTTTCCATCGCATCCTGCTGGTGACCTCGTCGCTGCACATGCCGCGCGCGGTGATCGAATTCCGCCGCGCCGGCGTGGACATCACGCCGGTACCGGTTCCCGAAAGCGGCAAGCGCGAGCGCTGGACGCAGCGGTGGGTCCCATCACGCCGCGCGTTATGGCGCAGTGGACGCGCGATCAAGGAAATGGGAGCGATCGTGATGGCGCGTCTACGGAACTGA
- a CDS encoding polysaccharide biosynthesis/export family protein: MPRQEPEGHALKTLTLACSVAIATVITGCTGQQMTRGGIQDSRFIGGEVKMVPITAEVVSAPAPKAVVPQELLSFQGETYKIQPGDTLIVTVWDHPELTTPAGNQQQAVTNGRLVQPDGTFYFPYAGKLNVTGMTIEDLRSTLTSRLAKYLTNPQLDVNVVGFGSRVALQGAFVDTTPQDVTTVPMTLSQVVGRARIDVAQADLSGLVLTRDGRNYNLDLDALNRDGNVAQDIYLKPGDRLFLPFNDRKEVYVIGEVARPQALTFKTTDVTLTQALGRAGGLNPITSKGEAVYVIRGLEDMGTPQATQGAATVYQLDAKSPVAFALGDKFRLKPGDVVWVGPAGVTRWNRFLSQLLPLSSLVTNAASAQYDLTR, encoded by the coding sequence ATGCCGCGCCAAGAACCCGAGGGCCATGCATTGAAGACGCTCACTCTTGCCTGCTCGGTCGCCATCGCGACTGTGATCACCGGCTGTACCGGCCAGCAGATGACGCGCGGCGGCATCCAGGATTCGCGCTTCATCGGTGGCGAGGTGAAGATGGTGCCGATCACCGCCGAGGTCGTCTCCGCGCCCGCCCCGAAAGCCGTCGTGCCGCAGGAACTGCTGTCGTTCCAGGGCGAAACCTACAAGATCCAGCCCGGCGACACGCTCATCGTCACCGTGTGGGACCACCCCGAACTGACCACACCGGCCGGCAACCAGCAGCAGGCCGTCACCAACGGTCGACTGGTGCAGCCTGACGGCACGTTCTATTTCCCGTATGCCGGGAAGCTCAACGTCACCGGCATGACGATCGAGGACCTGCGCAGCACGCTGACCTCGCGGCTGGCGAAGTACCTCACCAATCCGCAGCTGGACGTCAACGTCGTGGGCTTCGGCAGCCGCGTCGCGCTGCAGGGCGCGTTCGTCGACACCACGCCGCAGGACGTCACCACCGTGCCGATGACGCTGTCGCAGGTCGTGGGCCGCGCGCGCATCGACGTCGCGCAGGCGGATCTGTCGGGGCTCGTGCTCACGCGCGATGGCCGCAACTACAACCTGGACCTCGACGCCCTCAACCGCGATGGCAACGTCGCGCAGGACATCTACCTCAAGCCGGGCGATCGCCTCTTCCTGCCGTTCAACGACCGCAAGGAGGTCTATGTCATCGGCGAGGTCGCGCGTCCGCAGGCGCTCACCTTCAAGACGACCGATGTCACGCTTACGCAGGCGTTGGGTCGCGCGGGCGGTCTGAATCCCATCACGTCGAAGGGTGAGGCGGTCTACGTGATCCGCGGGCTCGAAGACATGGGAACGCCGCAGGCGACGCAGGGCGCCGCGACCGTGTACCAGCTCGACGCGAAATCGCCGGTCGCCTTCGCACTGGGCGACAAGTTCCGGCTCAAGCCCGGCGACGTCGTGTGGGTCGGCCCGGCCGGCGTGACGCGCTGGAACCGCTTCCTGTCGCAGTTGCTGCCGCTGTCCTCGCTCGTGACGAATGCCGCCTCGGCCCAGTACGACCTGACGCGGTAA
- a CDS encoding glutathione S-transferase family protein, with translation MLQLYAHPFSSYSQKVLTALYENGTPFEWKLLESPEGDAWRELVAMWPVRRFPVLVEDGRMVAEASCIIEYLHVHHPGPVKLIPDDADEAIKVRMMDRFFDHYISTPQQKFVFDALRPEGKHDAYGVEEARTMLENAYAWLDGVMRDRQWAAGERFSLADCGAGPFLFYADWTHRIDARYANVRAYRARLLARPAFARAVDEARPYRPYFPLGAPDRD, from the coding sequence ATGCTGCAGCTGTATGCCCACCCGTTTTCCTCGTATTCGCAGAAGGTCCTGACCGCGCTGTACGAGAACGGCACGCCGTTCGAATGGAAACTGCTCGAATCGCCCGAGGGCGACGCCTGGCGCGAGCTGGTCGCGATGTGGCCGGTGCGGCGCTTCCCGGTGCTGGTCGAGGACGGCCGCATGGTCGCCGAGGCCAGCTGCATCATCGAATACCTGCACGTGCATCATCCCGGCCCGGTGAAGCTGATCCCGGACGACGCCGACGAGGCGATAAAGGTGCGGATGATGGACCGTTTCTTCGACCACTACATCTCCACGCCGCAGCAGAAGTTCGTCTTCGACGCGCTACGCCCCGAGGGCAAGCACGACGCGTACGGCGTGGAGGAAGCGCGCACGATGCTCGAAAACGCGTACGCGTGGCTCGACGGCGTGATGCGCGACCGCCAATGGGCGGCGGGCGAGCGTTTCAGCCTGGCCGACTGTGGCGCCGGGCCGTTCCTGTTCTATGCCGACTGGACGCATCGCATCGATGCGCGTTACGCCAACGTGCGTGCGTATCGCGCGCGGCTGCTCGCGCGCCCGGCGTTCGCACGCGCGGTGGACGAAGCCCGCCCGTATCGGCCGTACTTCCCGCTCGGCGCACCCGACCGGGACTAG
- a CDS encoding VOC family protein encodes MAVDPIPPGYQRITPGIVVGDAKDAIAFYENAFGAKQTYRLDLGDKVAHAEMRIGDARFMLSDEFPEWDALGPESRGGTTGSLLVYVDDVDAAFDRAIKAGATVLQAVENQFWGDRMGTVVDPFGHRWMLGTHVEDVSEDEMRRRGEEWAASQSNGDE; translated from the coding sequence ATGGCCGTCGACCCGATTCCGCCCGGATACCAGCGCATCACGCCCGGCATCGTCGTGGGCGACGCGAAGGACGCCATCGCGTTCTACGAGAACGCCTTCGGCGCGAAACAGACCTACCGGCTCGACCTCGGCGACAAGGTGGCGCATGCGGAAATGCGCATCGGCGATGCGCGTTTCATGCTGTCGGACGAATTCCCCGAGTGGGACGCGCTGGGCCCCGAATCGCGCGGCGGCACCACCGGCAGCCTGCTGGTCTACGTCGACGACGTGGACGCCGCGTTCGACCGCGCGATCAAGGCCGGCGCCACCGTGTTGCAGGCCGTGGAAAACCAGTTCTGGGGCGACCGGATGGGCACGGTCGTGGACCCGTTCGGCCATCGCTGGATGCTCGGCACGCACGTCGAGGACGTAAGCGAGGACGAGATGCGCCGGCGTGGCGAGGAATGGGCGGCGAGCCAGTCGAACGGTGACGAGTGA
- a CDS encoding SDR family oxidoreductase yields the protein MAVPDYPRPPFKPQQQSFPGKTAKMDPRPDHGEESYVGHGLLKGKKALITGGDSGIGAAVAIAYAREGADVAIVHLPTEEHDAAQVLEQIRQAGVEGVAYACDISDPQQAESMIAEAAKTFGRIDVLVNNAAYQQYYEKLEEITLEEWKKHFDTNVHAPFNLVRLALPHMREGASIINTASVQSKKPSPNILPYASTKGAIANLTLGLAGLLAEKNIRVNAVLPGPIWTPFIPAGMDEEEVKHFGESVPFKRPGQPAELASAYVMLAADTASYTSGALLTVAGGAPMF from the coding sequence ATGGCCGTGCCCGATTACCCCCGCCCGCCGTTCAAACCGCAGCAGCAGTCCTTCCCCGGCAAGACGGCGAAGATGGACCCCAGGCCCGATCACGGCGAGGAAAGTTACGTCGGCCACGGCCTGCTCAAGGGCAAGAAGGCGTTGATCACCGGCGGTGACAGCGGCATCGGCGCCGCCGTGGCGATCGCCTACGCACGCGAAGGTGCCGACGTCGCGATCGTCCACCTGCCGACCGAGGAACACGACGCGGCGCAGGTGCTCGAACAGATCAGACAGGCCGGTGTCGAAGGCGTCGCCTACGCCTGCGACATCAGCGACCCGCAGCAGGCCGAATCGATGATCGCCGAAGCGGCGAAGACGTTCGGGCGCATCGACGTGCTGGTCAACAACGCGGCCTACCAGCAGTACTACGAGAAGCTGGAAGAGATTACGCTGGAGGAATGGAAGAAACATTTCGACACGAACGTACACGCGCCGTTCAACCTGGTGCGCCTTGCGCTGCCGCACATGCGCGAGGGCGCTTCGATCATCAACACCGCGTCGGTGCAATCGAAGAAGCCGTCGCCCAACATCCTGCCCTACGCCTCGACGAAGGGCGCCATCGCCAACCTGACGCTGGGCCTCGCCGGGTTGCTCGCCGAGAAGAACATCCGCGTCAACGCGGTGCTGCCGGGCCCGATCTGGACGCCGTTCATTCCGGCCGGCATGGACGAGGAGGAAGTGAAGCACTTCGGCGAGTCGGTGCCGTTCAAGCGTCCGGGCCAGCCGGCCGAACTCGCATCGGCGTACGTCATGCTCGCGGCGGATACGGCGAGCTACACCTCCGGCGCGCTGCTGACCGTTGCCGGCGGCGCCCCGATGTTCTGA
- a CDS encoding mechanosensitive ion channel domain-containing protein — MNVFSPAGHLPNVKWVREGVDLIVPLGEAALILVAAWLLRLLLRKALGRVCARYELPPEMTIGARRVVGTLIYVVAFFLILQRLGVSASVLWTAITGFAAVAAVAFFAAWSVLSNIFCTFLILTSRPFRLHDEIELLENGEKPGLKGRVVDINLIYTTLQETRPDGSDTTLQIPNSQFFQRSIRRWRNAG; from the coding sequence ATGAACGTGTTCTCTCCCGCGGGCCACCTTCCCAATGTGAAGTGGGTGCGCGAAGGCGTGGACCTGATCGTGCCGCTCGGCGAAGCGGCCCTCATCCTCGTCGCCGCATGGCTGCTGCGCCTGCTGTTGCGCAAGGCGCTGGGCCGCGTCTGCGCCCGTTACGAATTGCCGCCGGAAATGACCATCGGCGCGCGCCGCGTGGTCGGCACGCTGATCTACGTGGTGGCGTTCTTCCTGATCCTGCAGCGGCTGGGTGTATCGGCGTCGGTACTGTGGACGGCGATCACCGGCTTCGCCGCGGTGGCGGCGGTGGCGTTCTTCGCCGCGTGGAGCGTGCTGTCGAACATCTTCTGCACGTTCCTGATCCTCACCTCGCGCCCGTTCCGCCTGCACGACGAGATCGAGCTGCTGGAAAACGGCGAGAAGCCCGGGCTCAAGGGCCGCGTGGTGGACATCAATCTGATCTACACCACCTTGCAGGAAACGCGCCCGGACGGATCGGACACGACGCTGCAGATTCCGAACAGCCAGTTCTTCCAGCGCTCCATACGGCGGTGGCGCAACGCGGGGTGA
- a CDS encoding TerC family protein has translation MEILLNPEIWIALATLTALELVLGIDNIIFISILAGKLPPHQRNKARKLGIALAAITRLGLLLTIAWIVGLTKPLFEVFGNAFSWRDLILIGGGLFLIAKATHEIHQKLEGASETVSSGKVAGATFAGVIAQIMVLDIVFSLDSIITAVGMVDERWVMVAAILISIVFMLAFARPIGDFVERHPTVKILALSFLIMIGLVLIADGFGQHIRKGYIYTAMAFSVFVEMINLWIRKREAAKTEPVKLRERYEEAPSE, from the coding sequence ATGGAAATCCTGCTAAATCCCGAAATCTGGATCGCCCTGGCCACGTTGACGGCGCTCGAGCTCGTGCTCGGCATCGACAACATCATCTTCATCTCCATCCTTGCCGGCAAACTGCCGCCGCACCAGCGCAACAAGGCGCGCAAGCTCGGCATCGCGCTCGCCGCGATCACGCGCCTGGGCCTGCTGTTGACCATCGCCTGGATCGTCGGCCTGACCAAGCCGCTGTTCGAGGTATTCGGCAACGCGTTCTCCTGGCGCGACCTGATCCTGATCGGCGGCGGCCTGTTCCTGATCGCGAAGGCTACCCACGAGATCCACCAGAAACTCGAAGGCGCGAGCGAGACCGTGTCGTCGGGCAAGGTGGCCGGCGCGACGTTCGCCGGCGTGATCGCGCAGATCATGGTGCTGGACATCGTGTTCTCGCTCGACTCGATCATCACCGCCGTGGGCATGGTGGACGAGCGCTGGGTGATGGTCGCCGCGATCCTGATCTCGATCGTCTTCATGCTGGCCTTCGCCCGGCCGATCGGCGATTTCGTCGAACGCCACCCGACGGTGAAGATCCTCGCGCTGAGCTTCCTGATCATGATCGGCCTGGTGCTGATCGCCGACGGTTTCGGCCAGCACATCCGCAAGGGTTACATCTACACGGCGATGGCCTTCTCGGTGTTCGTCGAGATGATCAACCTGTGGATCCGCAAGCGCGAAGCGGCGAAGACCGAGCCGGTGAAACTGCGCGAGCGGTACGAGGAAGCGCCGTCAGAGTAG
- a CDS encoding PAS domain-containing protein: MTVHPAATSTPGAKGSGFLGIALADSGDRRRAAWLAIVLVLAFAATAPFAARELPAVPTFVPAYDAAVMVLASIAALMLHAQYRDLHERGFLWLACGYLCSALFALLHGLSFPDAFVSGSLFGGTQTTVWLWIFWHGVAPLFVMAYVIAGTVRPGNGAWPLHRIAYPATVALVAVIALALVRLDDRLPRLLANVEYRPITARLVGFTVWTAHLVAIALLIWRTRLRRLLDLWLCVTLLAAVIELALSGMLITARYQLGFYIGRIYGLIGTLVMLALLLRHALLLQARLVRAASALHDSERRYRDLFDSMGEAFYIGEAVTDDDGLIVDLQFLQENPMARRYIGRDIAGRRLSEVVPDFDREWLAIVEEVIRTGRERSLERPSPRVQRYFRYRVFRLKGRQKQVGILFQDIKPRRDAELALRDSEERFRQFGQAASSVLWVRNADTLEMEYVSAAFETICGRRCEEVVGQGFDAWLAMVHPDDREAVRRAMRRVQQGERMEQEYRILHGETGGELWLLGTEFPMRDDDCRINRIGGIAQDATLLKKAQFRLSESEERLRSAIEVGRLATWDWNLTTGEVAWSDEHYRIEGYVPGEVVPSYEAWIARVHPEDREAVEAAVRQAMLTGGEYVREVRFLHPDGGVHWANARGRFFYDAAGRPVRMVGSMIDTTLRREFEDAQRVLVAELQHRTRNLIAVVRSISDRTLRESADMAQFATVFSERLGSLARVQGLLSRLKEGQRVTFDELLRMELAAHLDPNDGTRFELSGPDGVSLRSSSVQPLALAIHELITNAVKYGALKDPAGCLRIAWQVEFEEGRPWLHVDWRETGVVHQSAGNLPPSGGAGRELIERALPYQFGARTRYELTDAGVHCTIAMPISRREMLSPAGHDMRL; the protein is encoded by the coding sequence GTGACCGTCCATCCTGCTGCGACGTCCACGCCGGGTGCGAAAGGGTCCGGGTTCCTGGGCATCGCGTTGGCCGACAGCGGCGACCGCCGGCGTGCGGCGTGGTTGGCGATCGTGCTGGTGCTCGCGTTCGCGGCGACGGCGCCGTTCGCCGCGCGCGAACTCCCCGCCGTGCCGACCTTCGTGCCGGCCTACGACGCGGCGGTGATGGTGCTGGCATCGATCGCCGCGTTGATGCTGCACGCGCAATATCGCGACCTGCACGAGCGCGGATTCCTGTGGCTCGCGTGCGGCTATCTGTGCAGCGCGTTGTTCGCGTTGCTGCACGGCCTGAGCTTCCCCGATGCCTTCGTCAGCGGCAGCCTGTTCGGGGGCACGCAGACCACCGTGTGGCTGTGGATCTTCTGGCATGGCGTGGCGCCGCTGTTCGTCATGGCCTACGTCATCGCCGGGACCGTGCGGCCGGGCAATGGCGCGTGGCCGCTGCACCGCATCGCGTACCCGGCGACAGTGGCCCTCGTGGCGGTCATCGCGCTGGCGCTGGTGCGGCTGGACGACCGGCTGCCGCGACTGCTGGCGAACGTGGAGTACCGGCCGATCACCGCACGCCTGGTCGGGTTCACGGTATGGACCGCGCACCTGGTGGCGATCGCGCTGCTGATCTGGCGCACGCGACTGCGCCGGCTGCTGGACCTGTGGCTCTGCGTGACGCTGCTCGCGGCGGTGATCGAGCTGGCGCTCAGCGGGATGTTGATCACCGCCCGCTACCAGCTGGGGTTCTACATCGGCCGCATCTACGGGCTGATCGGCACGCTGGTGATGCTCGCGCTGCTGCTGCGCCACGCGCTGTTGCTGCAGGCGCGGCTGGTGCGCGCGGCCTCGGCGCTGCACGACAGCGAACGCCGTTACCGCGACCTGTTCGACAGCATGGGCGAGGCGTTCTACATCGGCGAGGCCGTGACCGACGACGACGGCCTCATCGTCGACCTGCAGTTCCTGCAGGAAAACCCGATGGCGCGTCGCTACATCGGGCGCGACATCGCCGGGCGCCGCCTGTCGGAGGTCGTGCCCGACTTCGACCGCGAATGGCTGGCGATCGTGGAGGAGGTGATCCGCACCGGCCGCGAGCGTTCGCTGGAACGCCCGTCGCCGCGCGTGCAGCGCTACTTCCGCTATCGCGTGTTCCGCCTGAAGGGCCGGCAGAAGCAGGTCGGCATCCTGTTCCAGGACATCAAGCCGCGGCGCGACGCCGAGCTGGCCCTGCGCGACAGCGAGGAGCGCTTCCGCCAGTTCGGCCAGGCCGCCTCCAGCGTGCTGTGGGTGCGCAACGCCGACACGCTGGAGATGGAGTACGTCAGCGCGGCGTTCGAAACCATCTGCGGCCGACGCTGCGAGGAGGTCGTCGGCCAGGGGTTCGATGCATGGCTGGCGATGGTGCATCCGGACGATCGCGAGGCCGTGCGCCGCGCGATGCGTCGCGTGCAGCAGGGCGAACGCATGGAGCAGGAGTACCGCATCCTCCACGGCGAGACCGGCGGCGAGCTGTGGCTGCTGGGCACCGAGTTCCCGATGCGCGACGACGACTGCCGCATCAACCGCATCGGCGGGATCGCGCAGGACGCCACGCTGCTGAAGAAGGCGCAGTTCCGCCTGAGCGAGAGCGAGGAGCGCCTGCGCAGCGCGATCGAGGTCGGCCGCCTGGCGACGTGGGACTGGAACCTGACCACGGGCGAGGTCGCCTGGTCGGACGAGCATTACCGCATCGAGGGCTACGTGCCCGGCGAGGTCGTGCCCAGCTACGAGGCGTGGATCGCCCGCGTGCACCCGGAGGATCGCGAAGCCGTCGAGGCCGCCGTGCGACAGGCGATGCTGACCGGCGGCGAGTACGTGCGGGAGGTCCGCTTCCTCCATCCCGACGGCGGCGTGCACTGGGCGAACGCGCGCGGTCGCTTCTTCTACGACGCCGCCGGTCGGCCGGTGCGCATGGTCGGCTCGATGATCGACACCACGCTGCGGCGCGAATTCGAGGACGCCCAGCGCGTGCTGGTCGCCGAACTGCAGCACCGCACGCGCAACCTCATCGCCGTGGTGCGTTCCATTTCCGACCGCACCTTGCGCGAGAGCGCGGACATGGCGCAGTTCGCGACCGTGTTCAGCGAACGCCTGGGCTCGCTGGCGCGCGTACAGGGGCTGCTGTCGCGCCTGAAGGAAGGCCAGCGGGTGACCTTCGACGAACTGCTGCGGATGGAACTGGCCGCGCACCTGGACCCGAACGACGGCACGCGGTTCGAACTGTCGGGCCCGGACGGCGTGTCGCTGCGCTCCTCCAGCGTGCAGCCGCTGGCGCTGGCGATCCACGAACTGATCACCAACGCGGTCAAGTACGGCGCGCTCAAGGACCCCGCCGGCTGCCTGCGCATCGCCTGGCAGGTGGAGTTCGAGGAGGGGCGGCCGTGGCTGCACGTGGACTGGCGCGAGACCGGCGTCGTGCACCAGTCGGCCGGCAACCTGCCGCCCAGCGGCGGCGCGGGACGCGAACTGATCGAGCGCGCGCTGCCTTACCAGTTCGGCGCGCGCACGCGTTACGAGCTCACCGACGCCGGCGTCCACTGCACCATCGCGATGCCGATTTCGCGGCGCGAAATGCTGTCACCGGCCGGTCATGACATGCGGTTATGA
- a CDS encoding response regulator translates to MHDAGLRGLSLLLVEDDYLLASGLQEALELEGATIVGPYPDVQGALRGIAQATTLDGALLDVNLGDETSFAVVEALRDRGVPMLFLTGYDDSALPAMYGDIPRCRKPVGLAELVRELNSHMARVG, encoded by the coding sequence ATGCACGATGCTGGCCTCCGCGGCCTCAGCCTGCTGCTGGTTGAGGACGATTACCTGCTCGCCTCGGGCCTGCAGGAGGCGCTCGAGCTGGAAGGCGCGACGATCGTCGGCCCCTACCCCGACGTCCAGGGCGCGCTGCGCGGCATCGCCCAGGCGACGACCCTGGACGGCGCGCTGCTGGACGTGAACCTCGGCGACGAGACGTCCTTCGCGGTGGTCGAAGCGCTGCGCGATCGCGGCGTCCCCATGCTCTTCCTCACCGGTTACGACGACAGCGCGTTACCGGCGATGTACGGCGACATCCCGCGCTGCCGCAAACCCGTCGGGCTCGCCGAGCTGGTGCGCGAGTTGAATTCGCATATGGCGCGGGTGGGGTGA